The Candidatus Latescibacterota bacterium genome segment TTATTCCCGCAATCATCCTTGCGGCTATGGCGGGAGTACTCGATCTCATTTACTCCACAGCGACTCTATCTGAAGCGGGCCTGTATCCGACTCTCTATATCCTGGCTCTTTTTGTTTTCGCAATGGCGCTGGCAGGAAAAAAGAGAATGGACAGGATAACGCTGCACCCGGTGTATGGACTCGCGGTTCTCATGTTGATCATATATATGATTTACAAGCTGGTCGGGGTGTTCGCGGCGGGAACTCTCGTAGACCTGATCGAGACAGGCGTGTTCGCGAAACTGATTCTTCCGGCGCTGGGTAAGATCGCCGGGGATGGTTTTGCGGCGGATCTGCTACTCGGGGAATACGGTCTTGTAAGTATGGGACTGAGCTACTCGATATCGATAGTCTTGCCTATCGTCGTCATATTCTTTCTCGTGTTCGGGATACTGGAGGACACAGGGTATTTCCCGCGTCTCACGGTCCTGACGAACAATGGATTCAAACTCGTTGGTCTCAATGGCAAGGCTACGCTTCCGATCGTATTGGGGTTTGGATGTGTGACCATGGCGATACTGGCAAGCAGGATCCTGGAGACGAAGAGAGAGAGAATGATAGTCATCACTCTTCTCGCGCTCGCGATTCCGTGCAGTGCGCAGTTGGGAGTGATGCTGGCTCTGATGTCCGCAATATCGACAGGAGCTGTAATTACGATATCTTTGATCGTCGTCGGGGAATTCTTCACAGTTGGATATATACTGGGGCGTTATCTGAAGGGTTCCAAGTCAGATTTCATACTGGATCTTCCACCTCTGAGAGTACCCAGAGTCTACAATATAGCGATCAAGACCGGAGCCAGGGCAAGGTGGTTCCTCGTGGAGGCCGTACCATACTTTATGCTGGCCACTCTGATCCTGTTCACTCTGGAGCGGACCGGTGCGATGGTTTTTGTTTATCGGGCTGTCGAGCCTGTCGTCGGAAGGCTTCTCGGACTTCCTGTAGAGACTGCTTCAGTGTTCATCATAGGTTTCTTCAGACGAGATTACGGCGCCGCTGGACTTTTCAGGATGTGGCAGGAAGGGATGCTTACAGGAAATCAGATCGCGGTCGCCCTTACGGTGATGAGTCTTTTTCTCCCATGCCTGGCGAGCCTTATAGTCATGATAAAGGAGGTAGGGACGAAGTACGCGCTCGTGATCTTCTTTTTTGTTCTTGTTCTTGCACTGATGACCGGTGGAGCCCTGAATCTTCTCCTTGGACTGGCCGGGATCTCTTTCTGAGATCCTCCCTTCTGATCACCTGACCGTTATTACCGAGTTCATGCCTCCGAACCCGTCCGGCTCAACGGTGTCGTTCGACGGATCTGTGATCTTGACTTTTCGATCGATCAGGAACTTGTAATGATATGTTCCTTTCACAAGCAGGAGAGTAACGGACCATCTGCCGTCGGATCCTTTGATCATGGGGGTGGCCTGGGGAGCCCAGTTATTGAATTCTCCTATTACCGTAACATCCGCGGCATCGGGGATACTGACGATGAAGCTTGTCTCTCTCGGATGGTCATCATCGCTGACCTTGCCCGAAATGTCGGTGTTGTTTTCAATGGAAGCGAATTGTTCTCCTATCAGACCCGAAAGATCGTTTTTCAGTCCTGGAACGGGAAGCCCGGATTCGTCCATCATGGAAAACGATATCGGTGTAGCCGTGAGGGGCCAGCAGGTGGCCAGAAGAATGGAATTCTTGCCTTTTCTGAGTATAACGGTGCCGTCCCACGAATCACGCCCACTCTCTGATTCCAGAACAGGAGATGAGTTGATCCAGAGAGATACGATATTTCGAGTGTCGACTTTCCACCTTATTTTAGACTGTTTTGCCACGGAAATCACCGTATACAAAAGCATTCCTCTGTCTGCCCCTGCTCCGTACAGATGGTCTGGCATGACACTGCCCTCGTGGTCCATGGCGCCATTGGCGACAGAAGACCATCTCAGTTGCTTACCTTCAGGAGTAAGGTAGCTTGTCGCCAGGTTGTCCTGAAGCTGGACTCCGTCTTCGAGAGCCCAGGTCCTGTTTTTAATCGGGCCCAGATGAAGCCATTCTATCGGGACGATCAATTCATTCTCAAAGAATGCTATCCTGTTTCCACCCAGGGAGACGGAGAGGGAGATTGGATAGGTGCCAGGAGAGATCCCTCCGAGCCTCGCAAAGTGAATCGGCAACTCGGTGATCTCGGCTCCACCTTTTACCAGGAATCTGGCAGGAAGCTCTGGGGAACATTGTATCCCATCAAGGAAGACGCCATCCACTTCGCCCTGTGTACTACCGACACTTCTGTATCTGATGGCGATACTGGCCGCAAGGACTTCGCTGCCTGTGAATTTCCGGCCCTCAGGCATATCGAGAGTCACATCGTATCCAGTAGTAAGTACCAGGCTTTCGTCAAAGTGTATCTCCACACGTTTTCCGTTTGACATGAAATCGATGAACGCTGGTAACTCGATCACTCCTGGAACCGATCCGGGTGGCAGATTGAAAGTCTTCTTCCATCTCCAGGGCGGTGCTCCGGCATCTATCTTGATGGGTGTACCGTCATCTGTCATCTTCCACCTGTTACCAGACATCTGGAAAAGTGCCCGGTCGATTTCGAGATCATGCGAACCGTTTCTTATCGATATTTCAAGTTCTATGCTTTTTCCCAGCGGAACGGCCATATCAGGCATTGCCAGGTCAAACCTTGTCTCTGAATCTTTCATGAATATTTGTGACAGTGTCTGTTTTGCGCGGTTGAGTTCGTCCACGGCCTCGGCCGCGGCAAATGTCGAATGTTTTCTCGTCCTGGGGGAAAGCTTGTTCCACCTCACATCATCGATGATTTTCCAGATCTTTTCGTTCTTATCGAGACGGTTCGAAATGTCGCCGAATCTCAGGAGCAGACTGTTGACCAGTTTCATATTTGAGATATGTTCATCGATCGAAGCGCAGCTCTGCGAAAGGATCTCGTTGAGGTTCTCGACATCGGATACAAGTCCGGACTCAATTTTCTCAGCGAGAAGGTCCTCTCTGCGCATTATATCCATGAACAGAAGCAGGGATGAGATCTTTTCGGCCGGTGGAAAGAGTATGTCTCGAAGGCTTGTGGGGTCGTTCCAGATCGAGGACCATGTTGATGTACTTCCGGCAGGATGTGAACCTGAAGGTGGCCTGTGCACAGGTGATTCAGCCAGGCCTGCAAGTCTTGCGGCCGGGAATCCCTCGATTCCGGACAGCAGAGTGACCACCAGCGGCCTGATAGCTGGATTGTTCCATATGGAGCCGCCTTGTACCCCTGAGCGCATGTTCTCCATACTATGCATCAACCTGTTTGCGATCCTAGTCTTCTCGGCCCGGCTCAGAGAATGGTCTATGGACAGAGGAAGGAGAAGATCCGGGGAATGCCTGATCATATAATTCCCCTCCCTGGAGACAGGGTAGAAACAGCCTCTCGTATGATCGAAGAAAGTCTTTAGAACAGCGGAAGAAAACTGATGTGACCATTTCCTCAGTTCGAGTGCGTCTTCCTGTAATCCGGCCCGTGCTGCGATCATGTGAAGCGCGTGAAGCTCGATGCATCCCAGTGCGTTCAGCGATGGTGAGATATAGACATTACTTTGTTTCTCCCCGTTTCCATCGTTCGGAATGAATCCTTCAGGGGTTATCGCCGTCGATGCGAAACGCCTCATCACAAGGTCGTTTATCCGTGGATAGAAATGTTCCAGATATGCCGGATCGTCTCCGAACAGGTAGAGGGTGGTCGTTGCGAGGACAGGGAATCGTACGACCGGAT includes the following:
- the feoB gene encoding ferrous iron transport protein B; the protein is MVPDDKNRDKILLVGNPNVGKSVIFSYLTGKYVVVSNYPGTTVEVSTGHHGSRSGPEVIDTPGVNSLFPASEDEKVTRDIIFANPGATVVQVVDTKNIYRALMLTTQLAEAGCRIVLVLNMVDEARQRGIRIDVAGLSEMLGVEVIETVAVEKRGLSKLTSLIDGGDARVPTVSVGYSSSIEQSITRSVADVEGLGKYSRFGILSHITGDDGYFREDPSVDQEALQASSIDCADQAEKYSEPLSYIIAKTRKKSVDVIFESVVRKERGLLKTSAGWLRRFIPAIILAAMAGVLDLIYSTATLSEAGLYPTLYILALFVFAMALAGKKRMDRITLHPVYGLAVLMLIIYMIYKLVGVFAAGTLVDLIETGVFAKLILPALGKIAGDGFAADLLLGEYGLVSMGLSYSISIVLPIVVIFFLVFGILEDTGYFPRLTVLTNNGFKLVGLNGKATLPIVLGFGCVTMAILASRILETKRERMIVITLLALAIPCSAQLGVMLALMSAISTGAVITISLIVVGEFFTVGYILGRYLKGSKSDFILDLPPLRVPRVYNIAIKTGARARWFLVEAVPYFMLATLILFTLERTGAMVFVYRAVEPVVGRLLGLPVETASVFIIGFFRRDYGAAGLFRMWQEGMLTGNQIAVALTVMSLFLPCLASLIVMIKEVGTKYALVIFFFVLVLALMTGGALNLLLGLAGISF
- a CDS encoding isoamylase early set domain-containing protein; translated protein: MKILQSHNNITLKVVMLFVVFASLSMSSPGRVDANNSLYDVKQQLTSFLQSGADPEVIRENHILYPVVRFPVLATTTLYLFGDDPAYLEHFYPRINDLVMRRFASTAITPEGFIPNDGNGEKQSNVYISPSLNALGCIELHALHMIAARAGLQEDALELRKWSHQFSSAVLKTFFDHTRGCFYPVSREGNYMIRHSPDLLLPLSIDHSLSRAEKTRIANRLMHSMENMRSGVQGGSIWNNPAIRPLVVTLLSGIEGFPAARLAGLAESPVHRPPSGSHPAGSTSTWSSIWNDPTSLRDILFPPAEKISSLLLFMDIMRREDLLAEKIESGLVSDVENLNEILSQSCASIDEHISNMKLVNSLLLRFGDISNRLDKNEKIWKIIDDVRWNKLSPRTRKHSTFAAAEAVDELNRAKQTLSQIFMKDSETRFDLAMPDMAVPLGKSIELEISIRNGSHDLEIDRALFQMSGNRWKMTDDGTPIKIDAGAPPWRWKKTFNLPPGSVPGVIELPAFIDFMSNGKRVEIHFDESLVLTTGYDVTLDMPEGRKFTGSEVLAASIAIRYRSVGSTQGEVDGVFLDGIQCSPELPARFLVKGGAEITELPIHFARLGGISPGTYPISLSVSLGGNRIAFFENELIVPIEWLHLGPIKNRTWALEDGVQLQDNLATSYLTPEGKQLRWSSVANGAMDHEGSVMPDHLYGAGADRGMLLYTVISVAKQSKIRWKVDTRNIVSLWINSSPVLESESGRDSWDGTVILRKGKNSILLATCWPLTATPISFSMMDESGLPVPGLKNDLSGLIGEQFASIENNTDISGKVSDDDHPRETSFIVSIPDAADVTVIGEFNNWAPQATPMIKGSDGRWSVTLLLVKGTYHYKFLIDRKVKITDPSNDTVEPDGFGGMNSVITVR